Proteins encoded by one window of Halobacteriovoraceae bacterium:
- a CDS encoding long-chain fatty acid--CoA ligase, protein MSKNKKTLPKLFKYRVSKNPKLKAIGQVKKGSVSYISYEEYSTTIEQLSLSLIKHDMMKGSKVSILSLTRKEWNYFDLAIMLAGGITIPIYPSYLPSEIEYIFKHSESEILIIEDKSQLSKIIQVQKNLPNLRVIVSIERINENERNGLNANISFYNYKEFLQLGKQEKELYPERFQNYMDDVVGEDIASIIYTSGTTGEPKGAVITQHAFSSMLYNLRITLKGSISNEDKNLVFLPLSHVFGRVDSLLFLPLGIITTYAECIEKILDNLTIVRPTFILAVPRIFEKVYAKVMDQIESGSTLKQKIFQNALSVSNNYFEKIESDVSPTPLEIAAREVAYNVVFKKIYNKFGGEIRFFASGGAPLSVDIIKFLRNCNLTVLEGYGLTETIAPCSLNLVGKQIPGTVGVPMGDVQFKFASDGEILIKTEALFSGYYKNEVETKKAIDEDGWFHSGDIGEFTSEGYLKITDRKKDIIITSGGKNVAPQKIENMMKLQKYISHFMVIGDKRKYLTGIVGIEKEVFADRLDEFGLNQHSTIEDYAKNSHIQQLIQSNIDLVNSSLPSFETIKSFYIAPSEFSVEGGQLTPSLKLKKKVLLKEYESEINAMYP, encoded by the coding sequence ATGTCTAAAAATAAAAAAACTTTACCAAAACTTTTTAAATATAGAGTCTCAAAAAATCCTAAACTTAAGGCCATTGGCCAAGTAAAAAAAGGTTCTGTCTCTTATATCTCATACGAAGAATACTCAACTACGATTGAGCAACTTTCATTGTCACTTATCAAACACGATATGATGAAAGGCTCAAAAGTATCTATACTTTCTCTCACCAGAAAAGAATGGAATTATTTTGACTTGGCCATTATGCTGGCCGGAGGAATAACTATTCCGATTTACCCCAGTTACTTGCCTTCTGAAATCGAATATATTTTTAAACATTCTGAAAGTGAGATTTTAATTATTGAGGATAAATCTCAACTCTCAAAAATTATTCAAGTACAAAAAAATCTTCCTAATCTCAGAGTGATAGTATCAATTGAACGAATTAACGAAAACGAAAGAAATGGATTAAATGCAAATATTTCTTTTTATAATTACAAAGAATTCCTTCAACTTGGAAAACAGGAAAAAGAATTATATCCAGAAAGATTTCAAAACTATATGGATGATGTTGTTGGAGAAGATATAGCTTCAATAATTTATACGTCAGGGACAACAGGAGAGCCAAAAGGTGCCGTCATTACTCAACACGCTTTTTCTTCAATGCTCTACAATCTCAGAATAACCTTGAAGGGAAGTATTTCAAATGAAGATAAAAATCTTGTCTTTCTCCCACTTAGCCACGTTTTTGGACGTGTTGATTCTCTACTTTTTCTTCCACTTGGAATCATTACAACTTATGCTGAATGTATAGAAAAAATATTAGACAATCTTACGATTGTAAGGCCTACATTCATTCTGGCCGTTCCAAGAATCTTTGAAAAAGTTTATGCGAAAGTAATGGATCAGATTGAAAGCGGTTCGACTCTAAAACAAAAAATTTTTCAAAATGCATTAAGTGTTTCAAATAATTATTTTGAAAAAATTGAAAGTGATGTTTCTCCTACTCCTCTTGAAATTGCGGCAAGAGAAGTCGCTTATAATGTAGTATTTAAAAAAATCTATAACAAATTTGGAGGAGAGATACGCTTTTTTGCTTCAGGAGGAGCACCTTTAAGTGTAGATATTATTAAATTTTTACGAAACTGTAACCTTACCGTTCTTGAAGGATATGGGCTAACTGAAACAATTGCTCCTTGCTCTTTAAACCTTGTAGGGAAACAAATACCAGGAACAGTAGGTGTCCCCATGGGGGATGTTCAGTTTAAATTCGCTAGCGATGGTGAAATACTCATTAAAACAGAAGCTCTCTTTAGTGGTTACTATAAAAATGAAGTTGAAACTAAAAAAGCAATAGATGAAGACGGATGGTTTCACAGTGGAGATATTGGAGAATTTACTTCTGAAGGATACTTGAAAATTACAGACCGAAAAAAAGATATCATTATTACATCTGGCGGAAAAAACGTCGCTCCTCAAAAAATTGAAAATATGATGAAGTTACAAAAATATATCTCTCACTTTATGGTAATTGGGGATAAGAGAAAATATTTAACCGGAATCGTTGGAATAGAAAAAGAAGTATTTGCTGATAGATTAGACGAGTTTGGCCTCAATCAACACTCTACCATAGAAGATTATGCCAAAAACTCTCATATTCAACAGTTAATTCAGTCGAATATTGATCTCGTTAATAGTTCACTTCCCAGTTTTGAAACAATTAAATCTTTTTACATTGCCCCTAGCGAGTTCTCTGTCGAAGGAGGACAACTTACCCCGTCTCTTAAACTCAAGAAAAAAGTTTTACTAAAAGAGTATGAATCAGAAATTAACGCAATGTATCCTTGA
- a CDS encoding DNA-directed RNA polymerase subunit omega: MARITIEDCLEKVENRYELVHLTVKRVKQLRDGSEPLVRSRNKDIVTALREIAADKVKHAPVDEYDSDEF; encoded by the coding sequence ATGGCCAGAATTACAATTGAAGATTGTCTAGAAAAGGTAGAAAACAGATACGAACTCGTTCATTTAACAGTTAAAAGAGTTAAACAACTACGTGATGGATCTGAACCTCTTGTGAGAAGTAGAAACAAGGACATTGTTACTGCTCTTCGTGAAATTGCTGCCGACAAGGTTAAACATGCTCCTGTCGATGAGTATGATTCAGATGAATTTTAA